Part of the Nicotiana sylvestris chromosome 5, ASM39365v2, whole genome shotgun sequence genome is shown below.
CCCaccgaagtagaaattccttccttaaggatcatacaagaagctgagctcgacgatgtcgaatgggtgaagagtcattacgagcaactagctctcATAGATGGTaaaagaatgaacgcagtttgtcatggtcaactttatcagaatagaatgtccacagccttcaacaagagagtcaagccGAGGCAATTCACACCGGGACTGCTAgtattaaagaaaatttttccgcatcaggatgaagccaaagggaagttctctcccaactggcagggtccatacatggttcactgggtttTGGCAGGAGGAGCCCttatacttgcaaaaatggacagagaattttggccaaaaccaattaaTTTATATGCAGTCAAacattactatgtgtaattttcatgctttccttatatgatgtaaattgaactacatctgacctgattcccatttaagaggggatacgtaggcagccttatgggctcggtcacaactcaataaaattttcatttcccccgcgattggaaactggggcagaattttgaggaggaccctcaaaattccaaagtaatttcagccaatcatcacaagcagccgtcagaagcatcaacccgttaaactggggcataattttgaggaggaccctcaaaattccgtaacaagagaggttgcaatgtcttgagccacgtcacaatcgtcggttTATCTAAAAGTTATTTCTTAAAtatatacttatgtcatatttttacaaactGATGCATGTTTATTATCGAAATCGCTTTGTTTATCAACACTACCCCCAATGATACATActgtatcaccagatcaaagtcgaAAAGGTCAAGCAAGACcagtggggatacgaactaacctcccctctacaaaactcacgatttttctttggatgcagacactTGGCTTGAGAAAGCATCtgacatactatacactcacgagacaaacaatgttcaggaatacaactcttagAATTGTTGCATTTACCGCATTTGCTATCCATGCACGCCGACAATATTCCCTATAtcacaatgtccccagcagtTACAATATCGCAACCTGCTATCAACTAAGAAACGCTattaccatttgccattttattttattttcgcattgcataagtctactattctgccttccgagactaaacactgtctccatctgcatttttctgcattgcataaggctaccattctgccttccgagactaaacactgtatCCATccgcatttttgcattgcataaggctactattctgcctttcgagacta
Proteins encoded:
- the LOC138868404 gene encoding uncharacterized protein translates to MLVYGTEDVIPTEVEIPSLRIIQEAELDDVEWVKSHYEQLALIDGKRMNAVCHGQLYQNRMSTAFNKRVKPRQFTPGLLVLKKIFPHQDEAKGKFSPNWQGPYMVHWVLAGGALILAKMDREFWPKPINLYAVKHYYV